A section of the Solitalea canadensis DSM 3403 genome encodes:
- a CDS encoding LytR/AlgR family response regulator transcription factor, whose amino-acid sequence MNCIAVDDEPLALELLADNIAKIPFLNLIATCRNPFEAMEVLNNEQVDLIFMDIQMPGLTGVQFLQSTSISPLVIFITAYEKYALEGYSLNVVDYLLKPVAFDRFLKAVNKAYDLFNLKNKNNAAITSPPDYLFINSEYNLVKVNLGDILYVEGLKDYVKIFISKQERPILSRMNIKAIEEKLPTGKFIRVHKSFIISTNKIDSIRKNRIRIGEAEIPLSDNFKDELMKYIHPDKS is encoded by the coding sequence ATGAATTGCATTGCTGTAGATGATGAACCATTAGCATTAGAGTTGCTGGCAGATAACATTGCGAAAATCCCTTTCTTAAACCTGATAGCCACCTGCCGAAATCCTTTTGAAGCGATGGAAGTGCTGAACAACGAGCAGGTTGATCTCATTTTTATGGATATTCAAATGCCTGGCTTAACTGGTGTCCAGTTTTTACAATCGACTTCCATAAGCCCGTTGGTGATATTTATTACAGCCTATGAGAAATATGCGTTAGAAGGTTATAGCTTAAACGTTGTCGATTATTTGCTGAAACCAGTTGCTTTTGATCGCTTTTTAAAAGCCGTAAATAAAGCGTATGATCTATTCAATCTTAAGAATAAGAATAATGCTGCTATAACGAGCCCACCTGATTATCTATTTATCAATTCTGAATACAATTTAGTTAAGGTTAATTTGGGTGATATTTTATATGTGGAGGGGTTGAAAGATTATGTAAAAATATTCATCAGTAAACAGGAACGCCCCATTTTATCGCGAATGAACATTAAAGCGATAGAAGAAAAGCTGCCGACAGGTAAGTTTATCAGGGTGCATAAATCATTCATTATATCCACTAATAAAATTGATTCCATCAGGAAAAACCGCATCAGAATTGGTGAAGCGGAAATTCCGTTAAGCGATAATTTTAAAGATGAACTGATGAAATACATTCATCCCGACAAGAGTTAA
- a CDS encoding sensor histidine kinase, with protein MRPPRGGHGEMRMFFTFPLLFMWAVSTSYRFFIDQLKTDRENKERENIHLKTELSFLRSQISPHFIFNILNSLVALSRKRPQQVEPVIIQLSDMMRYMLYENDERKVSVAREIEYLENYIDLQKLRFGDMVKVNFSVYNDAGNKMIEPMLLIPYIENAFKHGVGLINNPVIDIHLRAEGNELALTVQNRFNDNDQKDVSSGIGLKNVERRLKILYDKRHQLRLSKDEEWFKVDLKIELE; from the coding sequence ATGCGACCACCGCGTGGTGGCCATGGCGAAATGCGAATGTTCTTCACCTTTCCTCTGCTGTTTATGTGGGCAGTTAGCACCAGCTATCGGTTTTTTATTGATCAGCTAAAAACCGACAGAGAAAATAAGGAGCGAGAAAATATTCACCTTAAAACAGAGCTTTCTTTTTTACGATCACAGATTAGTCCGCATTTTATTTTTAATATTCTAAACAGCCTGGTAGCGTTATCTCGTAAACGTCCGCAACAAGTGGAACCGGTTATTATTCAACTTTCCGATATGATGCGTTACATGCTCTATGAGAACGATGAACGAAAAGTGAGTGTAGCAAGAGAAATAGAATACCTGGAAAATTATATCGACCTACAAAAACTACGATTCGGCGATATGGTAAAGGTTAATTTCTCTGTTTATAATGATGCAGGCAATAAAATGATAGAACCCATGTTATTGATTCCATATATTGAAAATGCTTTTAAGCATGGTGTTGGACTGATTAATAATCCTGTAATTGACATCCATTTGCGAGCCGAGGGGAATGAATTAGCATTGACTGTTCAAAACCGTTTTAACGATAACGATCAGAAAGATGTTAGCTCTGGCATTGGTCTGAAAAATGTGGAAAGGCGCCTAAAAATATTGTATGATAAACGCCACCAATTACGTTTATCAAAAGATGAAGAGTGGTTTAAAGTTGATTTGAAAATTGAACTTGAATAA
- a CDS encoding DUF1508 domain-containing protein: MNTEDYLNFERYKNKPASSVAGFSAFQDEQTNLYYFAMQDENANVLLISEGYPSEIALNNGINSVVNNRDLDERYKLSTTNDGKYYLSLTAANYQEIAITDFFDTEAEAMALLPSERKKAAAALQTLTTDTNGEDNYLSCSAYRGHPKSSFEGFTTFTHSNGQHYFAMVDNEDNVILRSEGYGSMPARDNGVQAVINNKDIPERYKTRHFTNGTRIISLLAANRKEIARSCPIDDEQGLFGLFPLLAPPALALTGSKEDDYLACHEYTGFEPDENGIAQFEKNGQYYFVWYNNEGKVLLRSEGFDKEVNLQDELAMVLKHRNDESKYEYIDKAGHRIKILKDESGREVGRSCAEKYVVPIAAASVAPAATTIPVAAPIVVPKAAEAEGKFKWWWIILPLLLLALFVWWRGCEKKSEEANVPVIKPIDSVKISSTDTMTAPRVDTAMKEAVPVATEKIKSIFFDFDKSDLTSQATADLDRVVAVLNTNPEYKVKLNAYTDAKGSDVYNAALSRRRAAAAKNYLESKGIKSSRIQTSTFGEKDPIAKNTLADGSDTEEGRRFNRRVEISVLKDGVKTGIVEEIEVPAELKK, translated from the coding sequence ATGAATACAGAAGACTATCTAAATTTCGAACGCTACAAAAACAAACCCGCCTCATCGGTAGCCGGTTTTTCTGCTTTTCAAGACGAACAAACCAACTTGTATTATTTTGCCATGCAGGATGAAAATGCTAATGTTTTATTAATCAGTGAAGGATATCCTTCAGAAATAGCCCTTAATAATGGCATAAATTCAGTAGTTAACAACCGGGATCTTGACGAACGTTATAAACTGAGTACGACTAATGACGGTAAATATTACCTTAGTCTTACCGCTGCCAATTATCAGGAAATTGCCATTACCGATTTTTTTGATACAGAAGCTGAAGCTATGGCGCTTTTACCTTCGGAAAGAAAAAAAGCCGCAGCCGCATTACAAACACTAACCACGGATACTAATGGCGAAGACAATTACTTGTCATGCAGTGCTTACCGGGGACATCCAAAATCTAGTTTCGAGGGCTTCACCACATTTACTCATTCCAACGGACAACACTATTTTGCCATGGTCGATAATGAGGACAATGTAATTTTAAGAAGTGAGGGTTACGGATCAATGCCTGCCCGGGATAATGGTGTTCAGGCTGTCATAAATAATAAAGATATACCTGAACGCTATAAAACCCGTCATTTTACTAACGGCACCCGTATTATATCATTGCTGGCTGCGAACCGAAAAGAAATTGCCCGAAGCTGTCCGATTGATGATGAACAAGGATTGTTTGGTTTGTTCCCATTACTGGCACCGCCGGCACTTGCATTAACAGGTAGCAAAGAAGACGATTACCTTGCGTGCCATGAATATACCGGCTTTGAACCAGATGAAAATGGAATAGCCCAATTTGAAAAAAATGGTCAATATTACTTTGTGTGGTATAACAATGAGGGCAAAGTTTTACTCCGCTCAGAAGGATTTGATAAGGAAGTTAATTTGCAGGATGAACTTGCAATGGTCTTAAAACATCGCAATGACGAAAGCAAATATGAATATATTGATAAAGCTGGACACCGCATTAAAATACTAAAAGATGAATCAGGAAGAGAAGTTGGTCGTTCTTGTGCTGAAAAATATGTGGTACCAATAGCCGCTGCTTCAGTGGCCCCAGCAGCAACGACAATTCCTGTGGCAGCTCCCATTGTTGTTCCCAAGGCGGCCGAGGCTGAAGGCAAATTCAAATGGTGGTGGATAATACTCCCATTGCTGCTATTAGCGCTATTCGTATGGTGGAGAGGTTGTGAGAAGAAAAGTGAAGAAGCCAATGTGCCTGTAATTAAGCCGATTGATTCGGTAAAAATTTCATCAACAGATACCATGACTGCACCTAGAGTTGATACAGCCATGAAAGAAGCTGTTCCGGTAGCAACTGAAAAAATAAAATCGATCTTCTTTGATTTCGATAAATCGGATCTAACTTCACAAGCAACCGCCGACCTTGACCGGGTAGTCGCTGTTTTAAATACAAATCCCGAATATAAGGTTAAACTTAATGCCTACACAGATGCTAAAGGCTCTGATGTTTATAATGCTGCACTTTCACGAAGAAGAGCCGCAGCGGCCAAAAACTATTTGGAAAGTAAGGGTATAAAATCTTCACGAATCCAGACTTCAACCTTTGGAGAGAAAGATCCTATTGCTAAAAACACACTAGCAGACGGTTCTGACACCGAAGAAGGAAGGCGTTTTAACAGACGTGTTGAAATCTCTGTATTGAAAGATGGTGTTAAAACAGGCATTGTAGAGGAAATTGAAGTTCCTGCAGAATTAAAGAAATAA
- a CDS encoding TetR/AcrR family transcriptional regulator: protein MRTRDENKEEAIRQKAIELIVTNGLEGFSIHKLAKAANVSPATIYIYYKDKEDLVVNITADVFNKMQEHSLRNFSSDMSFEEGLRIQWKNRATFFLENPVEVQFVEHLRYSPVYNKIAQCIKNEFKMIMGKFVHNAVEKKQLVPLPFEVYWSVAFAPLYQLMKFHTQGFSYVSPGFTLTNEIMEETLQYVLKALKP from the coding sequence ATGAGGACAAGAGACGAAAACAAAGAAGAAGCGATCCGTCAGAAAGCGATTGAATTGATTGTAACGAACGGTTTAGAGGGTTTTAGCATCCATAAATTAGCTAAAGCTGCTAATGTTTCTCCTGCCACCATCTACATTTATTATAAGGATAAAGAGGATCTGGTGGTCAATATTACGGCTGATGTTTTTAATAAGATGCAGGAGCATAGCCTGAGAAATTTTAGTTCTGATATGTCTTTTGAGGAAGGATTAAGAATTCAATGGAAAAACAGGGCCACTTTTTTTCTGGAGAATCCTGTTGAAGTTCAGTTTGTTGAACACCTTCGCTATTCACCGGTTTACAATAAGATTGCCCAGTGCATAAAAAATGAATTCAAAATGATTATGGGCAAGTTTGTTCATAATGCTGTTGAAAAGAAACAATTAGTACCACTTCCATTTGAAGTTTACTGGTCGGTTGCCTTCGCCCCTCTGTACCAGTTAATGAAATTTCATACACAAGGATTCAGTTACGTATCACCTGGATTTACCCTTACCAATGAAATTATGGAAGAAACCCTTCAATATGTTTTAAAAGCATTAAAGCCCTAA
- a CDS encoding MFS transporter, giving the protein MTQQPKEQLFSKYQIFIIAILAILQFTIILDFMVLSPLGAILMPKLGMKTDQFGLVVSAYAFSAGASGLLAAGFADKFDRKRLLMFFYTGFIMGTVLCAVAPNYQFLLIARIVTGLFGGVIGSISFAIITDLFKMEVRGRVMGFVQMAFAASQILGIPIGLVLANHFGWHAPFWMIAGFGVLLGFVILMYMRPVSDHLSIQNDNNAFRHLTTTISKPEYIRAFIGTTLLATGGFMLMPFGSAFGIHNIGLTMKQLPVLYGVTGIFSIIFGPLIGKLSDKIGKYKMFVIGSIISIIMVAIYTKLGVTPLWIVIALNVLLFVGISSRMISASALMTAIPKLQDRGAFMSINAAVQQIAGGIAAYIAGKIVVETSTGKIEHYDTLGYVVMVSMLVAIVLLYFINAYVMKQPKVNLSATPSSEALAEA; this is encoded by the coding sequence ATGACACAACAACCTAAAGAACAGCTCTTTTCAAAATACCAGATTTTTATCATCGCAATTTTAGCAATACTACAGTTCACCATAATTCTTGATTTCATGGTATTGTCGCCTTTAGGCGCAATACTAATGCCTAAACTGGGTATGAAAACTGATCAGTTCGGATTAGTAGTTTCAGCTTACGCATTTAGTGCAGGTGCATCGGGATTGCTGGCTGCCGGATTTGCCGATAAATTTGACAGAAAACGTTTATTAATGTTTTTCTATACCGGTTTTATAATGGGTACTGTTTTATGTGCAGTCGCACCTAACTATCAATTCTTATTAATAGCTCGTATCGTTACCGGCTTATTCGGGGGCGTTATTGGCTCTATAAGTTTTGCTATTATAACTGATTTATTTAAAATGGAAGTCAGAGGACGAGTTATGGGATTTGTACAGATGGCTTTTGCTGCAAGTCAAATCTTGGGTATTCCAATTGGCTTGGTGCTGGCAAATCATTTTGGCTGGCATGCTCCTTTCTGGATGATTGCCGGTTTCGGGGTGCTACTAGGATTTGTTATATTAATGTATATGCGACCTGTGAGTGATCATTTAAGCATTCAGAACGATAACAATGCCTTTCGCCATTTAACTACCACCATTTCAAAACCTGAATATATCAGAGCATTTATCGGAACAACCTTGTTAGCTACCGGTGGATTTATGTTGATGCCATTCGGTAGTGCTTTCGGCATTCACAATATTGGATTAACCATGAAACAACTACCTGTTTTGTATGGTGTTACCGGGATATTTTCAATAATTTTCGGACCATTAATTGGAAAACTGAGCGACAAGATCGGGAAGTATAAAATGTTTGTGATTGGCTCTATCATTAGTATTATTATGGTGGCCATCTACACCAAATTGGGAGTTACTCCTTTATGGATCGTTATCGCACTTAATGTTTTGCTATTTGTTGGGATCTCATCCAGAATGATTTCGGCTTCGGCCCTAATGACGGCTATTCCAAAATTACAAGACAGAGGTGCTTTTATGAGTATTAATGCAGCCGTACAGCAAATTGCTGGGGGTATTGCAGCATACATCGCTGGTAAAATAGTGGTTGAAACATCAACCGGCAAGATTGAACATTACGACACATTGGGCTATGTGGTAATGGTATCAATGCTAGTGGCTATTGTTTTACTTTATTTCATTAATGCTTACGTGATGAAACAGCCTAAAGTAAACTTAAGCGCGACTCCTTCATCTGAAGCTTTAGCAGAAGCATAA
- a CDS encoding nitric-oxide reductase large subunit gives MNSTKRLWLLFALVMVISFSVLGYYGVKIYQEAPPIPEKIVNSKGEVIFTGEEIKDGQNVWQSIGGQEVGSIWGHGAYVAPDWTADWLHREAVFILNSWAQKHYGVNFDDLNEENKAYLKARLQKDIRKNTYDPQSKVISISGDRESAVKALSDYYSRLFTNDPQFDKLREHYAIPKNSIKEEGRLKKLNAFLFWATWATVTERPGAKISYTHNWPADDLVGNGPTKDLLAWSGVSIILLLFFVGVMVFYHVRSGEEESLPVPAQDPLIREKLTPSMIAVKKYFFVVSLLIVLQVVLGVITAHYGVEGNGFFGIPLGQIIPYSVTRTWHTQLAIFWIATAWLATGLYIAPAVGGKDPKFQIFGVNFLFIALLIIVVGSMIGQWMGVMQKLNLIDNFWFGHQGYEYVDLGRFWQIFLLVGLFLWLALMVRPLLPLLKRKVEEKNLIILFLISCTAIAMFYGAGLMWGRQTNLAIAEYWRWWVVHLWVEGFFEVFATVVIAFLFVRLGLLKTKTATLSVLMSTVVFMSGGIIGTFHHLYFTGTPTAVMALGATFSALEVVPLVLMGYEAYHNFQLTKSSKWIADYKWPICFMISVAFWNFLGAGIFGFIINPPIALYYVQGLNTTPLHGHTALFGVYGMLGIGLMLFVLRSMYRDLTWNDKLLKFTFWSINIGLFLMAVLSLLPVGVWQAIESIEKGMWYARSAELMQQPQMITLKWMRAIGDSIFGIGTLALCWFVLDLIFKRKSRTDRSEMHLVDKDLEKESVINN, from the coding sequence ATGAACAGCACAAAACGATTATGGCTCCTATTTGCCTTAGTTATGGTCATTTCCTTTTCCGTACTGGGGTATTATGGCGTAAAAATTTATCAGGAAGCTCCTCCAATCCCTGAAAAAATCGTCAATTCAAAAGGAGAGGTCATTTTTACCGGTGAGGAAATTAAGGATGGACAAAATGTGTGGCAAAGTATCGGGGGACAAGAAGTTGGGTCTATTTGGGGGCATGGTGCTTACGTGGCACCTGACTGGACTGCAGATTGGTTACACCGTGAAGCAGTATTTATTCTTAATTCATGGGCTCAGAAACATTATGGAGTAAACTTCGACGATTTAAATGAAGAAAATAAAGCCTACCTAAAAGCAAGGCTACAAAAAGACATAAGGAAAAATACGTATGACCCACAAAGTAAAGTCATCAGTATTTCCGGTGACAGGGAAAGTGCTGTAAAAGCATTAAGTGATTATTATTCTCGCTTGTTTACCAATGATCCTCAATTTGATAAATTACGTGAGCACTATGCTATTCCTAAAAACTCAATTAAAGAAGAAGGTCGACTTAAAAAATTAAATGCATTCCTGTTTTGGGCTACCTGGGCTACGGTTACTGAAAGGCCAGGCGCCAAAATATCTTACACGCACAACTGGCCAGCAGATGACTTGGTTGGGAATGGTCCAACTAAAGACTTATTAGCATGGTCGGGTGTAAGTATTATTCTGTTATTATTCTTTGTAGGTGTAATGGTGTTTTATCATGTAAGATCTGGAGAAGAGGAATCATTGCCTGTTCCTGCACAAGATCCTCTGATAAGAGAAAAACTTACACCTTCAATGATTGCTGTTAAAAAGTATTTCTTTGTAGTAAGCTTGCTTATCGTACTGCAGGTTGTTTTAGGTGTGATTACAGCTCACTATGGAGTCGAAGGAAACGGCTTTTTTGGTATTCCACTCGGACAAATTATTCCTTATTCAGTTACTCGTACATGGCATACACAATTAGCGATATTCTGGATTGCAACGGCTTGGCTTGCAACTGGTTTGTACATAGCCCCTGCGGTTGGTGGTAAAGATCCTAAATTTCAGATTTTTGGCGTCAACTTCCTGTTCATAGCTTTATTGATCATTGTTGTCGGTTCTATGATAGGACAGTGGATGGGTGTAATGCAAAAACTAAATCTTATTGACAATTTTTGGTTCGGACATCAGGGTTATGAGTACGTAGACCTTGGAAGATTTTGGCAAATATTCTTGTTAGTTGGACTTTTCTTATGGCTTGCCTTAATGGTTAGACCATTGCTTCCATTACTGAAAAGGAAAGTGGAGGAGAAAAACCTGATCATTTTATTCCTGATTTCTTGTACGGCTATTGCCATGTTCTATGGAGCAGGATTAATGTGGGGAAGACAAACAAACCTGGCCATTGCTGAATATTGGAGATGGTGGGTAGTGCACTTATGGGTAGAAGGATTTTTTGAAGTATTTGCCACAGTCGTAATCGCATTTCTTTTTGTTCGTCTGGGTTTATTAAAAACTAAAACCGCGACGTTAAGTGTACTGATGTCAACTGTAGTATTTATGTCGGGAGGTATCATCGGAACATTCCACCATTTATATTTTACCGGAACACCAACAGCAGTAATGGCACTTGGTGCAACATTTAGTGCATTAGAAGTTGTTCCTTTGGTGTTAATGGGTTATGAAGCCTATCATAATTTTCAACTAACAAAATCGTCTAAATGGATTGCTGATTATAAATGGCCAATCTGTTTTATGATCTCTGTAGCCTTCTGGAACTTTTTGGGTGCAGGTATTTTCGGTTTCATTATCAATCCTCCAATCGCCCTTTACTATGTGCAAGGCTTAAATACAACACCTTTACATGGTCACACAGCATTGTTTGGTGTATATGGTATGCTTGGAATCGGACTTATGTTGTTCGTTTTAAGAAGCATGTACCGTGATCTTACCTGGAATGATAAATTGTTAAAATTCACATTCTGGTCGATTAATATAGGTTTGTTCCTGATGGCTGTGTTGAGCTTACTACCAGTTGGAGTATGGCAGGCTATTGAAAGTATTGAGAAAGGAATGTGGTATGCCCGCTCTGCAGAGTTAATGCAACAGCCTCAAATGATAACCCTAAAATGGATGAGAGCTATCGGTGACTCTATTTTCGGAATCGGAACGCTGGCTTTATGCTGGTTCGTGTTAGATCTGATCTTTAAACGTAAAAGCAGAACAGATCGTAGTGAAATGCATTTAGTGGATAAAGATTTAGAGAAGGAAAGTGTTATTAACAATTAA
- a CDS encoding RrF2 family transcriptional regulator, translating into MFSKACKYGVKAIIYIAVQSGKNTRSSLKDIAAHINSPEAFTAKVLQILVKCHVVESLKGPLGGFFLSNDTARLITLSHVVYAIDGTETFNSCGLGLKECSELKPCPMHHKFQSIRTEMKEMIEKTTIYELVLRVGEGEAFLM; encoded by the coding sequence TTGTTTTCAAAAGCTTGCAAATACGGAGTTAAGGCAATAATTTACATTGCGGTTCAGTCGGGTAAAAATACACGGTCTAGCCTTAAAGATATTGCCGCTCATATTAATTCTCCGGAGGCTTTTACTGCTAAAGTATTGCAAATACTAGTGAAGTGCCATGTAGTGGAGTCGTTAAAAGGACCATTAGGAGGTTTCTTTTTAAGTAATGATACAGCCCGGTTAATAACTTTAAGTCATGTAGTGTATGCAATTGATGGAACTGAAACTTTTAATAGCTGTGGATTAGGTCTAAAGGAATGTTCTGAATTAAAACCATGTCCGATGCATCATAAATTCCAGAGTATAAGAACCGAAATGAAAGAAATGATCGAAAAAACAACCATTTATGAACTCGTATTAAGGGTAGGCGAGGGGGAAGCTTTTTTGATGTAA
- a CDS encoding ABC-F family ATP-binding cassette domain-containing protein, producing MNFLSVENITKSLGLRVLFSNLTFGINQGQKVALVAKNGTGKTSLLKILAGKDSPDTGVVSVRKDIKIAFLDQEPDLPLDKTIFDAVYDAENPLLKTIMSYELALEHPDDAKKLQKAIDQMDALQAWDYEIRIKQILGELKIYDLHQEMGSLSGGQKKRVAMAMALVQNPDLLIMDEPTNHLDFDMIEWLEEYLESEKMTLLMVTHDRYFLDRVCNQIIELENGQIYSYSGNYSYFIEKKAERQATQAASIDKAKNLYTTELEWMRRMPKARGTKSKSRIDSFYDLEKVAKQRLEDKKVQLDIQMNRLGGKILELHHVRKSFGDKKMVDDFSYVFKRNERIGIVGVNGAGKSTFLKLITGELEVDGGKIVTGETVVFGYYNQDGMKLPEDKRVIEVVKDIAEFIPLTKGKSLTAAQLLERFLFSGDQQYTYVSKLSGGERRRLYLCTLLMKNPNFLILDEPTNDLDIMTLQVLEDFLEDFPGCLLIVSHDRYFMDRLTQHLFIFEGDGIITDFNGNYSDYRDYMLIKEAEKSRQKTENKVIEAPKQEILVVSTTAAKTKKMSFKEKQEFEQLEKEIAQLENRKAEITSIFENPSVNPDELQKLSAEMEQVVNSLEEKELRWLELSELAG from the coding sequence ATGAATTTCCTTTCAGTAGAAAATATTACCAAATCATTGGGTTTACGTGTATTGTTCAGCAACCTTACTTTTGGCATTAATCAAGGCCAAAAAGTAGCGTTGGTTGCTAAAAATGGTACGGGTAAAACCTCCTTATTAAAAATTTTAGCAGGAAAAGACAGTCCGGATACGGGCGTTGTTTCTGTACGAAAAGATATAAAAATTGCCTTCCTGGATCAGGAGCCTGATCTTCCTTTAGATAAAACCATTTTTGATGCGGTTTATGATGCAGAAAATCCATTATTAAAAACGATCATGAGCTATGAACTGGCTCTTGAGCATCCGGATGACGCTAAAAAGCTTCAGAAAGCTATTGATCAGATGGATGCGTTGCAAGCCTGGGATTACGAGATCCGTATTAAACAGATTTTAGGGGAGCTTAAAATCTACGACTTACATCAGGAAATGGGTTCACTTTCGGGCGGACAAAAGAAACGCGTTGCCATGGCAATGGCTTTGGTACAGAATCCGGACCTCTTGATTATGGATGAGCCTACCAACCATTTGGATTTTGATATGATTGAGTGGTTGGAAGAATACCTTGAATCTGAAAAAATGACCTTGCTAATGGTTACTCACGACCGTTATTTCCTTGACCGTGTATGTAATCAGATTATCGAGTTGGAAAATGGGCAGATTTATTCTTACAGCGGTAATTACAGTTATTTTATAGAGAAAAAAGCGGAACGTCAGGCAACTCAGGCGGCTAGCATTGATAAAGCAAAAAACCTATACACTACTGAACTTGAATGGATGCGTCGCATGCCTAAAGCGCGTGGCACTAAATCTAAATCTCGTATCGATTCATTTTATGATTTAGAAAAAGTTGCCAAGCAACGACTAGAAGATAAGAAAGTGCAACTTGACATTCAAATGAATCGGTTAGGAGGAAAAATCCTTGAGCTTCATCATGTGCGCAAGAGCTTTGGCGACAAGAAGATGGTGGATGATTTCAGCTATGTGTTTAAACGGAATGAGCGAATCGGAATTGTTGGTGTAAATGGTGCCGGAAAATCGACTTTTCTAAAATTAATTACGGGTGAGTTGGAAGTTGACGGAGGAAAAATTGTTACCGGAGAAACGGTTGTTTTCGGTTATTATAACCAGGATGGCATGAAACTTCCGGAAGATAAACGGGTGATTGAAGTAGTAAAAGATATTGCTGAATTTATTCCATTAACAAAGGGCAAAAGTTTAACGGCAGCTCAACTGTTAGAGCGTTTTCTGTTTTCAGGTGACCAGCAATATACTTACGTATCCAAACTTTCGGGAGGTGAACGCCGACGATTGTATTTATGTACCTTGTTGATGAAAAACCCGAATTTCCTGATTCTAGATGAGCCTACCAACGATTTAGATATTATGACGTTGCAGGTTTTGGAGGATTTTCTGGAAGATTTCCCGGGCTGTTTGCTGATTGTTTCTCACGATCGTTACTTTATGGATCGGTTGACACAGCATCTTTTCATTTTTGAGGGTGATGGAATAATTACTGATTTCAATGGAAATTACAGTGATTATCGCGATTACATGTTGATCAAAGAAGCTGAAAAATCTCGCCAAAAAACGGAAAACAAAGTCATTGAAGCTCCAAAACAAGAAATTCTGGTTGTTTCAACTACTGCTGCTAAGACTAAAAAGATGTCGTTCAAAGAGAAGCAAGAATTTGAACAATTGGAAAAGGAGATAGCACAGCTGGAGAATCGTAAAGCTGAAATTACTTCTATTTTCGAGAATCCTTCTGTAAACCCGGATGAACTTCAGAAACTTTCAGCAGAAATGGAACAGGTTGTAAATTCTCTGGAAGAAAAGGAATTGCGCTGGCTGGAGTTAAGTGAGTTGGCCGGATAA
- a CDS encoding ImmA/IrrE family metallo-endopeptidase, whose translation MEPDWDNNIKDFLIRQLSFSVDWEQPGVNAVGLQKLSHQLIENITISIIQDFNPSILSDFKYFPIDNFIIYLKENFNLETITDQIIPIDKGKKLNGYCDIENKKIFIDVSLRDTEQFAFVCAHEIAHFFLHTNVQMSQMIYDNLNDSAYDSATGKYLLTNEKHWLEWQANQFAAALIMPYRCVLGKLEAWQMREGISKLGSVFLDNQPCNIRDFQVMITSLADEFKVSTTILENRMRDLRLITYEGGKRGCHFSLIRKVKEPQSISQIMKRMF comes from the coding sequence TTGGAGCCAGATTGGGACAATAACATAAAAGATTTCTTAATAAGGCAACTATCTTTCTCAGTTGATTGGGAGCAGCCAGGTGTCAATGCAGTTGGTTTGCAAAAGTTATCTCATCAATTAATTGAAAATATAACTATTAGTATTATACAGGATTTTAATCCATCAATACTCTCTGATTTTAAATATTTTCCTATCGATAATTTTATAATTTACCTTAAGGAAAATTTTAACCTTGAAACTATAACGGATCAAATCATACCTATTGATAAAGGCAAGAAACTTAACGGTTATTGTGATATTGAAAATAAAAAGATTTTCATTGATGTGTCTTTAAGAGATACAGAGCAATTTGCATTTGTTTGTGCCCATGAAATTGCTCATTTCTTTTTGCACACAAATGTACAAATGTCACAAATGATTTATGATAATTTGAATGATTCCGCTTATGATTCTGCTACAGGTAAATATTTGTTAACTAACGAAAAGCATTGGCTTGAATGGCAAGCTAATCAGTTCGCAGCTGCACTGATTATGCCATATCGATGTGTTCTTGGTAAATTAGAGGCCTGGCAAATGAGAGAGGGCATTAGTAAACTAGGATCTGTTTTTTTAGATAATCAACCTTGTAATATTCGAGATTTTCAAGTTATGATTACTTCGTTAGCAGATGAGTTTAAAGTAAGCACAACTATTCTGGAAAATCGTATGAGGGACCTAAGGTTGATTACTTATGAAGGAGGGAAAAGAGGCTGTCATTTTAGTCTGATTAGAAAGGTTAAAGAGCCACAGAGTATCTCACAAATCATGAAAAGGATGTTCTAA